From the Sphingobium sp. RAC03 genome, the window ATCAGCTCTGGCAACCTGTCCGAATATGGCGGCGATGCCGCGCTGGTGATCAAGCGCCATGCGATCCGCAGCGCCCAGGGTCGCCTGGGCGCGACGGTCAAGGCGAATACGGGCGGGTTCAAACCCTATCTCACCGCCAATTATGTCCATGAGTTCAACGACCAGCCTGCCTTCTTCCTCGCCAATCTGGTCGGCGGGACCGGCAGCCTCGCGCCGTTCGCGCTGGGCGGATCGGACAAGAATTGGGGCGAAGTCGGCGGTGGCCTGACCATCCGCGCTGGCTCTGTGGACCTCAACCTGACCGCCGACACGACGGTCTGGCGCAAGGACATCAGCTATCAAAGCTATCGTGCGGGCGTGAAGATCCACTTCTGACCCCACCTTGCGCCAACGAAAAGGGGCCGCCCCACAGGGCGGCCCTTTTTTTGTGTCCGCAACTGCGCGGTTCAGAGCGGCAGCAGCGCCGCGACGATCGACCGTTCCTCGGCCCGCAACACGCCCCAGGCGCGCGCGGCGGCCCGGCTGTCCATCGCCTCCACGCCGATCCCCTTGGCCTCCAGATCGCGCACGAAGGCGCGTGGTGGCTGGCGCAGTCCCGCCCCTGTGCCGAGCAACAGGAATTCGGGACGCGGATCGCCGTCCAGCAGGTCGCCCAGCGCCGCCAGCGTCAGCGCGTCGACCGTCGGTGCATTGTCCCAGGCCATCGCCCGCACCGGGCTGAGCAGCAGGCCGTTCGGAAACAGATCATCGCGCACCCGGAAGCCGCGCCCGGCAAAACCGGTGACGATCGGCCCCTGCCCGCTATCGTCGCGGCGCAGTTCTATTCCGGTGCGTCGTTCCCCGCTCAGGGCTTGGCCCCGTCGTCGCGTGGTCCGACCCGCTCGGCCTGCGACGCCAGGTTAGCCTTGGCCGCCTTCTTCTCCGAAGACATAGGCGACAGGCCCAGCGAGATCAGCAGCGAGGACGAAACGTAAACAGACGAATAGGTGCCAACGATAATGCCGAGCATCATCGCCGCGGTGAAGCCGCGCAGCACGTGGCCGCCGAACAGCAGCAACGCGCCCAGCGCCAGCATGATCGTCACCGACGTCATCACCGTGCGCGGCAGCGTTTCGTTGACCGACAGGTCGATCAGCGCCTTCATGTCCATCTTGCGATATTTACGCATATTTTCGCGGATGCGGTCGTCGATCACCATCTTGTCGTTGATCGAATAGCCCACGATCGTCAGCACGGCGGCGACGATATTGAGGTCGAACTCCAACTGCGTCAGCGCGAAGAAACCCAGCGTCATGAGAACGTCGTGGACGATCGCGACGAAGGTCGAGACGCCGAACTGCCACTCGTAGCGGAACCAGCTGAACACCGCGATGCCCAGGATAGCCAGCACGACCGCCAATATGCCGTTCTGGATCAACTCGCCCGACACCTTGCCCGACACCGTATCGTAGCGGGAGAAGGTGACGCCGGGGAATTGCCCGGTCATCGCATTGCGGGTCTTTTCGACGACCGCATTGGCCGCACCCGCCCCGCCCTGTTCGGGCAAAGGCAGGCGGATCTGCACCGTCTTGGGATCGCCGAATTGCTGCAACGAGCTTTCGCCGACATTGAGCGAGGCGATGGTCGCGCGCACCTTGTCGGTTTCGACATTTTGCGGGAATTTCGCTTCGATCATCAGGCCGCCGACGAAATCGACGCCCATGTTGAGGCCCTTATAGGCCGTAGCGCCGACCGCCAGCACCGTCAGCAGGGCAGTGAGCGCGAACGCCCACTTCCGCATCGCGACGAAGCCGATATTCGTATTGTCGGGGACGAGCTTTAGAAGTTTCATGCGCTAAGACCTAATACCGTTCGGGCTGAGCGAAGTCGAAGCCCCTGTCTGAGCGGAGGCGAAGACACCTCGCTATGCTCGGTGGTGCCCTTCGACAAGCTCAGGGCGAACGGAAGGAGGGGTGTCACCTCGATCATATATGGATGTCCGTCGGCCGGGTGCGGCGCACCCAGTTGGCGACGATGACGCGGGTGAAGGTAACGGCGGTGAACACGCTGGTCGCGATGCCGATCAGCAGCACGATGGCGAAGCCCTTGACCGGCCCCGACCCCAGCGCCAGCATGATCCCACCCGCAATGGCATGGGTCACATTCGCCTCGAAAATGGTGCGGCTGGCTTCCTTATAGCCATGTTCGATTGCCTGGACGACATTGCGCCCACGCCGCCGCTCTTCGCGAATCCGTTCATAGATCAGCACATTGGCGTCGACCGCGGTGCCGATCGTCAGCACGAACCCGGCAATGCCCGGCAGCGTCAGCGTCGCCCCCAATATGCCCATCACACCCAGGATGACCGCGACGTTGATGGCGACCGCCAGATTGGCATACATGCCAAAGCGGCCATAGCTCAAGAACATGAAGATCGCGACCGCGACCACGGCGATGATCGATGCGATGAGGCCCGCGCGAATCGAATCCGCGCCCAAGCCCGGTCCGACCGTCCGTTCCTCAACCACCGCCAGCGCCACCGGCAGCTTGCCCGACCGCAGCGCGATCGCCAGCTGGTTGGCGCTTTCGACCGTGAAATTGCCGCTGATCTGCGCGCTGCCGCCCAGGATCGGTTCGTTGATATTGGGCGCCGACAGCACCTTGCCGTCGAGAATGATCGCGAACGGGCGATTGACGTTCTGCGACGTCACCTGCCCGAATTT encodes:
- a CDS encoding Mth938-like domain-containing protein; translation: MRDDLFPNGLLLSPVRAMAWDNAPTVDALTLAALGDLLDGDPRPEFLLLGTGAGLRQPPRAFVRDLEAKGIGVEAMDSRAAARAWGVLRAEERSIVAALLPL
- the secF gene encoding protein translocase subunit SecF; translation: MKLLKLVPDNTNIGFVAMRKWAFALTALLTVLAVGATAYKGLNMGVDFVGGLMIEAKFPQNVETDKVRATIASLNVGESSLQQFGDPKTVQIRLPLPEQGGAGAANAVVEKTRNAMTGQFPGVTFSRYDTVSGKVSGELIQNGILAVVLAILGIAVFSWFRYEWQFGVSTFVAIVHDVLMTLGFFALTQLEFDLNIVAAVLTIVGYSINDKMVIDDRIRENMRKYRKMDMKALIDLSVNETLPRTVMTSVTIMLALGALLLFGGHVLRGFTAAMMLGIIVGTYSSVYVSSSLLISLGLSPMSSEKKAAKANLASQAERVGPRDDGAKP